A portion of the Bacteroides faecium genome contains these proteins:
- a CDS encoding SusC/RagA family TonB-linked outer membrane protein, translating to MQRKSNEAKHMRTLLLMLFAAISLGVSAQTITIKGNVKDTSGEPVIGASIVEKGNTANGTITDLDGNFSIKVDGKKTLVISYIGMKTQEIAVQGRKSINVTMTDDSKALDEVVVIGYGTVSKRDLTGSVASVSSKDLATIPVASATEALTGKLAGVSITTTEGAPDADVKIRVRGGGSLSQDNSPLYIVDGFPVSSISDIAPSEIQNIDVLKDASSTAIYGARGANGVIIITTKSGKEGKVQVDFGASYGFKKVTKLNKVLSPYDYVAYQYEAGRTEEYGLFEDMDIWKTMSGTDYQDEIFGRTGNQAQYNVNVSGGSKQLKYNISYAHNDEKSIMLGSGFNKDNVNAKINSELNKWISLDFNARMSYSTLDGLSGGADTNESNAANSIVANATRFRPVNPLSYDTTDDDANSLYSTKNPLERLLGVYKKKTTFNQNYNVGVNWKPFKDFTFRSEFGYGWKYEDTDQVWNADGAQNSKLGYNGQPQAVFTRITTQNWRNANTLTYDNKKLFGGRDKINVLLGHEVSSSQKKALENTSVAFPTSMSIDEVLSTAGAGTALPNQTTLSAKENLLSFFGRANYTLMDKYLLTVTVRADGSSKFAKGNQWGVFPSVALAWRMSDEKFMQDTQDWLSSLKLRLSYGTAGNNRINSGLTYTAYSLSSNTARAPFFNGDRTSMLELGSYLYNSKLKWETTVTRNFGIDYGFWNNRLSGSIDLYWNTTNDLLMRTEIPSNSGYNYQYQNFGSTSNKGVELSVNAVIADKKKFGLNFNFNISYNRNRIEKLNTENPWQSSSWGGSTIAKYEDFRVEEGGRLGEIWGYKTNGFYTAYDPVTNPEGELIMNVTNWVLKDGLKDNSVSLTGGSYYPGGLKVQCDENGEPVKQKLGNTVAPVNGGFGFNGRAGNFDFTLFFNFSIGNKIVNATKLATSFFVGSGHGYNLNSDFASGKRYTWIDPETGYNLGRTINSEALAYYGGEAGIISRLNQINANASIYNPVAVTQMQLTDYAVENASFLRVNNITIGYSLPKAWVRKCYMQNVRIYATGYNLFCITNYSGTDPEVDTSSKRNAMTPGIDYAAYPKSRSFVGGINVTF from the coding sequence ATGCAAAGAAAATCTAACGAAGCGAAACACATGCGCACCTTGCTGTTAATGCTATTTGCTGCAATATCGCTTGGCGTATCTGCGCAAACAATTACCATAAAGGGTAATGTGAAAGACACTAGCGGAGAACCAGTCATCGGAGCTTCCATTGTAGAGAAAGGTAACACTGCCAACGGCACGATTACGGATTTAGACGGAAACTTTTCGATTAAAGTCGACGGCAAAAAAACACTGGTCATTTCATACATTGGTATGAAGACCCAGGAAATTGCCGTTCAAGGTAGAAAATCAATCAATGTAACGATGACCGACGATTCCAAGGCATTGGATGAAGTCGTGGTAATCGGTTATGGTACGGTGAGCAAACGGGATTTGACAGGTTCCGTAGCCTCTGTAAGTTCTAAAGACCTGGCAACCATTCCGGTAGCCAGTGCAACCGAAGCATTAACAGGAAAACTCGCCGGTGTAAGTATCACTACTACTGAAGGCGCCCCCGACGCAGATGTGAAAATCCGTGTCCGTGGCGGTGGTTCCCTGTCGCAAGACAACTCACCTTTATATATTGTAGATGGGTTTCCAGTTTCCAGTATCAGTGACATAGCGCCTTCCGAAATACAAAATATCGACGTATTGAAAGATGCTTCTTCCACCGCCATTTATGGTGCACGCGGTGCTAACGGCGTTATCATTATTACCACTAAAAGCGGTAAAGAAGGCAAGGTCCAGGTAGACTTCGGAGCATCATACGGTTTCAAGAAAGTAACCAAGCTCAATAAGGTACTTAGTCCGTATGATTATGTAGCCTATCAATATGAAGCAGGAAGAACAGAGGAATATGGTCTTTTTGAGGATATGGATATATGGAAAACGATGAGCGGTACCGATTATCAAGATGAGATATTCGGGCGTACCGGTAATCAGGCGCAATATAATGTAAACGTAAGTGGCGGCAGCAAGCAGTTGAAATATAACATCAGCTATGCGCATAATGACGAAAAGAGTATCATGCTCGGTTCCGGCTTTAATAAAGATAATGTCAATGCCAAGATTAATTCCGAATTAAACAAGTGGATTTCTTTAGACTTCAATGCCCGCATGAGTTACAGCACATTGGACGGCTTGAGCGGCGGTGCCGATACAAACGAATCGAACGCTGCCAACTCTATCGTAGCTAATGCGACCCGCTTCCGTCCGGTCAACCCGCTGTCCTATGACACCACCGATGATGACGCAAACAGCCTGTATTCAACAAAAAATCCATTGGAGCGTTTATTAGGAGTATATAAGAAGAAAACGACATTCAATCAGAATTATAATGTAGGAGTCAACTGGAAACCATTTAAAGACTTTACTTTCCGTTCTGAGTTCGGATATGGCTGGAAGTATGAGGATACCGATCAAGTATGGAATGCAGACGGCGCCCAAAACTCAAAGCTAGGTTATAATGGTCAGCCACAAGCTGTATTTACCCGGATTACCACCCAAAACTGGCGTAATGCAAATACATTGACTTACGACAATAAAAAGTTATTCGGTGGACGCGATAAAATCAATGTGTTATTGGGACATGAGGTAAGCAGCAGCCAGAAAAAAGCATTGGAAAACACTTCCGTAGCCTTTCCTACCAGTATGAGTATCGACGAAGTGCTGTCTACCGCAGGTGCGGGTACAGCCCTCCCAAATCAGACAACGCTTTCTGCCAAAGAGAACCTGCTCTCATTCTTCGGACGCGCCAATTATACATTAATGGATAAATACCTTCTCACGGTAACAGTACGTGCCGATGGCTCAAGCAAATTTGCCAAAGGTAACCAATGGGGAGTATTTCCGTCAGTAGCATTGGCATGGCGTATGTCCGACGAGAAATTCATGCAGGATACCCAAGATTGGCTTTCCAGCCTGAAACTACGTTTAAGTTATGGTACAGCAGGTAACAACCGTATCAATTCCGGTCTGACATATACCGCCTACTCTCTCTCCAGCAACACCGCCCGTGCTCCTTTCTTTAATGGCGACCGCACCAGCATGCTGGAATTAGGAAGCTATTTATATAACTCAAAACTGAAATGGGAAACAACCGTTACCCGGAATTTCGGTATTGATTACGGCTTCTGGAACAATCGCCTGTCCGGTTCTATCGACCTTTACTGGAACACGACCAATGACTTGCTAATGAGAACAGAGATTCCGTCAAACTCCGGTTACAACTACCAATATCAGAACTTCGGAAGCACATCCAACAAAGGTGTGGAACTATCCGTAAACGCAGTTATTGCCGATAAGAAGAAATTCGGACTGAATTTCAATTTCAATATCTCCTACAACCGCAACCGGATTGAGAAATTGAATACGGAGAATCCGTGGCAAAGCAGCAGTTGGGGCGGAAGCACCATTGCCAAATACGAAGATTTCCGTGTAGAAGAAGGCGGTCGTTTAGGCGAAATCTGGGGCTATAAGACCAATGGTTTCTACACTGCTTACGATCCCGTTACCAATCCCGAAGGCGAATTGATTATGAACGTAACAAACTGGGTATTGAAAGACGGTTTGAAAGACAATAGCGTGAGCCTTACCGGTGGCAGCTACTATCCGGGCGGACTTAAAGTACAATGCGATGAGAACGGAGAACCTGTCAAACAAAAGTTAGGCAATACGGTAGCACCGGTCAATGGTGGATTCGGATTCAACGGTCGTGCCGGCAACTTCGACTTCACCCTCTTCTTTAACTTCTCTATTGGAAATAAGATTGTCAATGCTACGAAACTGGCGACTTCTTTCTTTGTTGGTTCCGGACATGGTTACAACCTAAACAGTGACTTTGCATCCGGCAAACGCTATACATGGATTGACCCTGAAACGGGATATAACCTGGGCAGAACTATCAACAGCGAAGCACTTGCCTACTATGGGGGCGAAGCCGGAATCATTTCCCGCCTGAACCAGATCAATGCCAATGCCAGTATCTACAATCCGGTGGCAGTCACTCAAATGCAACTGACTGATTATGCAGTTGAAAACGCATCTTTCTTGCGTGTCAACAACATTACTATCGGTTATTCCCTTCCTAAAGCATGGGTACGTAAATGTTATATGCAGAACGTCCGCATTTATGCAACCGGTTATAACCTCTTTTGCATAACCAACTACTCCGGCACCGACCCGGAAGTGGACACCAGCAGCAAGCGGAACGCAATGACTCCCGGCATCGATTATGCAGCTTATCCCAAAAGCCGCTCGTTCGTAGGGGGAATAAACGTAACATTCTAA